From Primulina huaijiensis isolate GDHJ02 chromosome 15, ASM1229523v2, whole genome shotgun sequence, one genomic window encodes:
- the LOC140959210 gene encoding uncharacterized protein isoform X1: MPITHYMSMKVSPSPFSIPAQFSMKSHFRKLDRFKPITILQCKASNIPPPPPDFDFRNEILGLSTAVIAENHPELLDLAHNGALVMINKTEYGPVPSWRSGFVEPDSIWLIGTTHTSQESVSDVERVIRAVRPDNIVVELCRSRAGIMYTTENGELNQQLKSSMFSLSGTGFFGAVGRSINLGGQTALALRLLLAAFSSKVSSDINRPFGDEFRAARKASEEIGAQLVLGDRPIEITLERAWSSLKWNEKLNLVYSIIRGITSSDVSKMTEESRTSDGSFQLYEMLSFSYPSLLPPLIYERDTFLAWSLKRSKAVNKSKKVVGVIGKGHVNGVIYSLISDQGNLRFSDLAGKKSYVTGGYGWIIKIANDLFRDTVIAILLWLAYEQITSVL, from the exons ATGCCAATCACACACTACATGAGCATGAAAGTTTCTCCTTCTCCATTTTCAATCCCTGCCCAGTTCTCCATGAAATCCCATTTTCGAAAGCTTGATAGATTCAAGCCCATCACGATTCTTCAGTGTAAAGCCTCTAACATCCCGCCCCCACCGCCAGATTTCGACTTCAGGAACGAAATCTTGGGTCTTTCCACTGCCGTAATAGCTGAAAACCACCCGGAATTACTTGATTTGGCTCATAATGGGGCCTTGGTCATGATTAATAAAACTGAGTACGGGCCAGTTCCATCGTGGAGAAGTGGCTTCGTCGAACCAGATTCCATTTGGCTCATTGGAACCACGCATACTTCCCAAGAATCTGTCTCCGATGTTGAAAGGGTTATTCGAGCTGTTAGGCCTGATAATATTGTTGTCGAGCTTTGTAGAAGCAG GGCTGGGATCATGTACACTACTGAGAACGGTGAGCTAAATCAGCAACTAAAATCAAGCATGTTCTCTCTAAGTGGAACTGGCTTTTTTGGTGCTGTTGGCCGAAGCATTAACTTGG GAGGTCAAACTGCTTTAGCATTACGCCTGCTCTTGGCGGCCTTCTCTTCGAAAGTATCTTCAGATATCAATCGTCCTTTTGGAGATGAG TTCCGTGCAGCTCGGAAGGCTTCTGAAGAAATTGGTGCTCAATtagtattgggagatcgaccgATTGAGATAACT CTTGAGAGGGCATGGAGCTCACTAAAATGGAATGAGAAATTGAACTTGGTATACTCTATCATCCGCGGAATAACATCGTCTGACGTCTCCAAGATGACAGAG GAATCTAGGACTAGTGATGGCAGCTTTCAGCTATATGAGATGTTAAGCTTTTCATATCCATCATTATTGCCGCCTCTCATATACGAACGAGATACT TTTCTTGCTTGGTCCCTAAAAAGGAGCAAAGCAGTGAATAAGAGTAAGAAAGTTGTGGGTGTCATTGGCAAAGGGCACGTTAACGGCGTTATATACTCACTCATATCGGATCAAGGGAACCTTCGATTCAGTGACTTAGCTGGGAAGAAGTCTTATGTGACTGGTGGCTATGGTTGGATTATCAAAATTGCCAATGACTTATTCAGAGATACTGTCATCGCCATTCTCTTATGGCTTGCATATGAACAGATAACGTCAGTACTGTAG
- the LOC140959210 gene encoding uncharacterized protein isoform X2 produces the protein MPITHYMSMKVSPSPFSIPAQFSMKSHFRKLDRFKPITILQCKASNIPPPPPDFDFRNEILGLSTAVIAENHPELLDLAHNGALVMINKTEYGPVPSWRSGFVEPDSIWLIGTTHTSQESVSDVERVIRAVRPDNIVVELCRSRAGIMYTTENGELNQQLKSSMFSLSGTGFFGAVGRSINLGGQTALALRLLLAAFSSKVSSDINRPFGDEFRAARKASEEIGAQLVLGDRPIEITLERAWSSLKWNEKLNLVYSIIRGITSSDVSKMTEESRTSDGSFQLYEMLSFSYPSLLPPLIYERDTFLAWSLKRSKAVNKSKKVVGVIGKGHVNGVIYSLISDQGNLRFSDLAGKKSYVTGGYGWIIKIANDLFRDTVIAILLWLAYEQIT, from the exons ATGCCAATCACACACTACATGAGCATGAAAGTTTCTCCTTCTCCATTTTCAATCCCTGCCCAGTTCTCCATGAAATCCCATTTTCGAAAGCTTGATAGATTCAAGCCCATCACGATTCTTCAGTGTAAAGCCTCTAACATCCCGCCCCCACCGCCAGATTTCGACTTCAGGAACGAAATCTTGGGTCTTTCCACTGCCGTAATAGCTGAAAACCACCCGGAATTACTTGATTTGGCTCATAATGGGGCCTTGGTCATGATTAATAAAACTGAGTACGGGCCAGTTCCATCGTGGAGAAGTGGCTTCGTCGAACCAGATTCCATTTGGCTCATTGGAACCACGCATACTTCCCAAGAATCTGTCTCCGATGTTGAAAGGGTTATTCGAGCTGTTAGGCCTGATAATATTGTTGTCGAGCTTTGTAGAAGCAG GGCTGGGATCATGTACACTACTGAGAACGGTGAGCTAAATCAGCAACTAAAATCAAGCATGTTCTCTCTAAGTGGAACTGGCTTTTTTGGTGCTGTTGGCCGAAGCATTAACTTGG GAGGTCAAACTGCTTTAGCATTACGCCTGCTCTTGGCGGCCTTCTCTTCGAAAGTATCTTCAGATATCAATCGTCCTTTTGGAGATGAG TTCCGTGCAGCTCGGAAGGCTTCTGAAGAAATTGGTGCTCAATtagtattgggagatcgaccgATTGAGATAACT CTTGAGAGGGCATGGAGCTCACTAAAATGGAATGAGAAATTGAACTTGGTATACTCTATCATCCGCGGAATAACATCGTCTGACGTCTCCAAGATGACAGAG GAATCTAGGACTAGTGATGGCAGCTTTCAGCTATATGAGATGTTAAGCTTTTCATATCCATCATTATTGCCGCCTCTCATATACGAACGAGATACT TTTCTTGCTTGGTCCCTAAAAAGGAGCAAAGCAGTGAATAAGAGTAAGAAAGTTGTGGGTGTCATTGGCAAAGGGCACGTTAACGGCGTTATATACTCACTCATATCGGATCAAGGGAACCTTCGATTCAGTGACTTAGCTGGGAAGAAGTCTTATGTGACTGGTGGCTATGGTTGGATTATCAAAATTGCCAATGACTTATTCAGAGATACTGTCATCGCCATTCTCTTATGGCTTGCATATGAACAGATAAC TTGA
- the LOC140959211 gene encoding uncharacterized protein, which translates to MSRYLSNLRVQIDSTQAQLPRYDNDPASEALDNVDDGTSKLRPSNSSLTEDQNPLVGIKTGWKSSRLRDCTGDYINVRSRPYLMKLLEKQGDRKVLFADKVLKFTCSGKMKRHILIITDFAIYIVDPDTDSLKRRIALAAVEKLCLSELCDNFLAIIIPTEYDLLMASTRKTEIVAVFVETTKSASDYELEVSLSNRFEYNAAAEIVKEVKFEEVEGGVRTKIVRK; encoded by the exons ATGTCACGTTACCTATCTAACCTTCGTGTTCAAATCGATTCAACCCAAGCCCAGTTGCCACGATACGACAACGATCCCGCATCTGAAGCCCTAGATAATGTCGATGACGGCACCTCGAAGTTGCGGCCTTCAAATAGCAGCTTAACGGAGGATCAAAATCCGCTCGTGGGAATCAAGACCGGCTGGAAATCCTCTCGCCTTCGGGATTGTACAGGTGATTATATCAATGTTCGATCCAGACCTTATCTAATGAAACTACTCGAGAAACAAG GTGATCGGAAGGTTCTGTTTGCGGATAAAGTTCTAAAGTTCACTTGCTCAGGGAAGATGAAACGTCATATACTTATAATTACTGATTTTGCAATTTACATTGTGGATCCTGATACTGACTCGCTTAAAAGAAGAATAGCCCTGGCAGCTGTGGAGAAGCTATGCTTAAGTGAACTGTGTGATAATTTCTTGGCCATCATTATTCCTACGGAGTATGATTTACTCATGGCTAGTACTCGAAAGACTGAAATAGTGGCCGTCTTCGTGGAGACTACTAAGAGTGCATCTGACTATGAACTAGAGGTTTCTCTGTCTAACAG GTTTGAGTACAATGCAGCTGCGGAAATAGTCAAAGAAGTAAAATTTGAGGAAGTAGAAG GTGGTGTCAGAACAAAAATTGTGCGAAAATGA
- the LOC140958666 gene encoding serine/arginine-rich splicing factor RS40-like isoform X1 → MRSIFCGNFEYDARQSDLERLFRRYGKVDRVDMKSGFAFVYMEDDRDAEDAIRALDRIEFGRKGRKLRVEWTKQERDRSIRRPEASRKPSSNSRPSKTLFVINFDPYHTRTRDLEKHFDPYGKILNVRIRKNFAFIQYESLDDAIKALDATNLSKLLDRVITVEFAIKDDDARRNDYSPDRPRDRSPARGYDRMRSPSPRRERGSPDYGHNNGRSPSPRRRERASPKYDLRSSQSPSHKETEPKYGRGLSTSPRNERNSRYNDKHNPVPLRDRSDDVMVRSPSPGKRATPDYGQGSSPSPPRGQRQRVGLDDFDREQKPAYSDGESPPQDRYGSRSPVVRGRSRSRS, encoded by the exons ATGAGGTCAATTTTCTGTGGAAATTTCGAGTATGACGCACGACAGTCTGATCTTGAAAGACTCTTTAGAAGATATGGAAAAGTTGATAGGGTTGATATGAAGTCTG GTTTTGCTTTTGTTTACATGGAGGATGACAGAGATGCAGAGGATGCCATACGTGCACTTGACCGAATTGAATTTGGTAGAAAGGGGAGGAAACTTCGTGTTGAGTGGACCAAG CAAGAACGAGACCGGAGTATCAGGCGACCTGAGGCCTCCAGAAAACCATCATCTAATTCAAGACCCTCAAAGACCCTATTCGTCATCAACTTTGACCCATATCATACCAGAACAAGGGATTTGGAAAAACATTTTGATCCTTACGGGAAAATTCTGAATGTAAGGATCAGGAAGAATTTTGCCTTTATTCAGTATGAATCTCTCGATGATGCAATTAAAGCGTTGGATGCTACTAATTTAAG TAAACTGTTGGATCGAGTCATAACTGTTGAGTTTGCTATCAAGGATGATGATGCTAGGCGAAATGATTATAGTCCAGATCGACCCCGTGACAGATCACCTGCGAGAGGCTATGACCGGATGCGATCTCCCAGTCCCAGAAGGGAAAGGGGAAGCCCCGACTATGGACACAATAATGGACGTAGCCCAAGTCCACGTCGTCGAGAGCGAGCAAGTCCTAAGTATGATCTTAGGTCTAGTCAGAGCCCCAGCCACAAAGAAACCGAGCCTAAATATGGTCGTGGCCTCAGCACTAGTCCCAGGAATGAAAGAAACTCTCGTTACAATGACAAACACAACCCAGTTCCTCTGAGAGACAGGTCTGACGATGTTATGGTGCGCAGCCCCAGTCCTGGGAAAAGAGCAACTCCAGATTATGGTCAGGGTTCGAGCCCAAGTCCCCCAAGAGGGCAAAGACAGAGAGTTGGCCTTGATGATTTTGATCGTGAGCAGAAACCTGCTTACAGTGATGGAGAAAGCCCTCCACAAGATCGATATGGGAG TCGATCCCCTGTGGTGAGAGGGAGATCTCGATCTCGGTCTTGA
- the LOC140958666 gene encoding uncharacterized protein isoform X2, with product MDVFPLIISGFAFVYMEDDRDAEDAIRALDRIEFGRKGRKLRVEWTKQERDRSIRRPEASRKPSSNSRPSKTLFVINFDPYHTRTRDLEKHFDPYGKILNVRIRKNFAFIQYESLDDAIKALDATNLSKLLDRVITVEFAIKDDDARRNDYSPDRPRDRSPARGYDRMRSPSPRRERGSPDYGHNNGRSPSPRRRERASPKYDLRSSQSPSHKETEPKYGRGLSTSPRNERNSRYNDKHNPVPLRDRSDDVMVRSPSPGKRATPDYGQGSSPSPPRGQRQRVGLDDFDREQKPAYSDGESPPQDRYGSRSPVVRGRSRSRS from the exons ATGGATGTTTTTCCTTTAATTATATCAGGTTTTGCTTTTGTTTACATGGAGGATGACAGAGATGCAGAGGATGCCATACGTGCACTTGACCGAATTGAATTTGGTAGAAAGGGGAGGAAACTTCGTGTTGAGTGGACCAAG CAAGAACGAGACCGGAGTATCAGGCGACCTGAGGCCTCCAGAAAACCATCATCTAATTCAAGACCCTCAAAGACCCTATTCGTCATCAACTTTGACCCATATCATACCAGAACAAGGGATTTGGAAAAACATTTTGATCCTTACGGGAAAATTCTGAATGTAAGGATCAGGAAGAATTTTGCCTTTATTCAGTATGAATCTCTCGATGATGCAATTAAAGCGTTGGATGCTACTAATTTAAG TAAACTGTTGGATCGAGTCATAACTGTTGAGTTTGCTATCAAGGATGATGATGCTAGGCGAAATGATTATAGTCCAGATCGACCCCGTGACAGATCACCTGCGAGAGGCTATGACCGGATGCGATCTCCCAGTCCCAGAAGGGAAAGGGGAAGCCCCGACTATGGACACAATAATGGACGTAGCCCAAGTCCACGTCGTCGAGAGCGAGCAAGTCCTAAGTATGATCTTAGGTCTAGTCAGAGCCCCAGCCACAAAGAAACCGAGCCTAAATATGGTCGTGGCCTCAGCACTAGTCCCAGGAATGAAAGAAACTCTCGTTACAATGACAAACACAACCCAGTTCCTCTGAGAGACAGGTCTGACGATGTTATGGTGCGCAGCCCCAGTCCTGGGAAAAGAGCAACTCCAGATTATGGTCAGGGTTCGAGCCCAAGTCCCCCAAGAGGGCAAAGACAGAGAGTTGGCCTTGATGATTTTGATCGTGAGCAGAAACCTGCTTACAGTGATGGAGAAAGCCCTCCACAAGATCGATATGGGAG TCGATCCCCTGTGGTGAGAGGGAGATCTCGATCTCGGTCTTGA
- the LOC140958666 gene encoding uncharacterized protein isoform X3 gives MEDDRDAEDAIRALDRIEFGRKGRKLRVEWTKQERDRSIRRPEASRKPSSNSRPSKTLFVINFDPYHTRTRDLEKHFDPYGKILNVRIRKNFAFIQYESLDDAIKALDATNLSKLLDRVITVEFAIKDDDARRNDYSPDRPRDRSPARGYDRMRSPSPRRERGSPDYGHNNGRSPSPRRRERASPKYDLRSSQSPSHKETEPKYGRGLSTSPRNERNSRYNDKHNPVPLRDRSDDVMVRSPSPGKRATPDYGQGSSPSPPRGQRQRVGLDDFDREQKPAYSDGESPPQDRYGSRSPVVRGRSRSRS, from the exons ATGGAGGATGACAGAGATGCAGAGGATGCCATACGTGCACTTGACCGAATTGAATTTGGTAGAAAGGGGAGGAAACTTCGTGTTGAGTGGACCAAG CAAGAACGAGACCGGAGTATCAGGCGACCTGAGGCCTCCAGAAAACCATCATCTAATTCAAGACCCTCAAAGACCCTATTCGTCATCAACTTTGACCCATATCATACCAGAACAAGGGATTTGGAAAAACATTTTGATCCTTACGGGAAAATTCTGAATGTAAGGATCAGGAAGAATTTTGCCTTTATTCAGTATGAATCTCTCGATGATGCAATTAAAGCGTTGGATGCTACTAATTTAAG TAAACTGTTGGATCGAGTCATAACTGTTGAGTTTGCTATCAAGGATGATGATGCTAGGCGAAATGATTATAGTCCAGATCGACCCCGTGACAGATCACCTGCGAGAGGCTATGACCGGATGCGATCTCCCAGTCCCAGAAGGGAAAGGGGAAGCCCCGACTATGGACACAATAATGGACGTAGCCCAAGTCCACGTCGTCGAGAGCGAGCAAGTCCTAAGTATGATCTTAGGTCTAGTCAGAGCCCCAGCCACAAAGAAACCGAGCCTAAATATGGTCGTGGCCTCAGCACTAGTCCCAGGAATGAAAGAAACTCTCGTTACAATGACAAACACAACCCAGTTCCTCTGAGAGACAGGTCTGACGATGTTATGGTGCGCAGCCCCAGTCCTGGGAAAAGAGCAACTCCAGATTATGGTCAGGGTTCGAGCCCAAGTCCCCCAAGAGGGCAAAGACAGAGAGTTGGCCTTGATGATTTTGATCGTGAGCAGAAACCTGCTTACAGTGATGGAGAAAGCCCTCCACAAGATCGATATGGGAG TCGATCCCCTGTGGTGAGAGGGAGATCTCGATCTCGGTCTTGA